One region of Marivirga arenosa genomic DNA includes:
- a CDS encoding nucleoside phosphorylase → MKYPESELILNKDGSVYHLSLRPQDISDVILTVGDPSRVHKVSQYFDKITFEMNKREFITHTGTYKGRKLTVMSTGMGTDNVEILMTELDALANINLKKREDKAKQKSLKIIRIGTSGGLQQDLPVDSLLASQFAIGLDTLMQFYPLERTEAETNVESALQLEVGLPFRPYCVEGSSYLLKHFSEGINIGNTITCPGFYAPQGRQLRSPIKFPKIVESLSMFHYGDLWLTNFEMETAGYYAMGRLLGHEVLSCNAIIANRISHEFSKNSDKTIDSLIKFVLDKASTL, encoded by the coding sequence ATGAAATATCCTGAGTCAGAGTTAATCCTAAATAAAGACGGATCGGTTTATCATTTAAGTTTAAGGCCTCAGGATATTTCAGATGTGATCCTTACAGTAGGAGATCCCTCTAGAGTTCATAAAGTCAGTCAGTATTTCGATAAAATCACTTTTGAAATGAATAAAAGGGAGTTTATCACACATACTGGTACTTATAAAGGTAGAAAACTCACAGTCATGTCGACCGGTATGGGTACCGACAATGTTGAGATTTTAATGACAGAATTAGATGCTTTAGCCAATATTAATCTTAAAAAGAGGGAAGATAAAGCTAAACAAAAGTCATTAAAAATTATTAGAATTGGTACTTCCGGTGGTTTACAGCAAGACTTACCGGTTGATTCTTTATTAGCTTCACAATTTGCCATAGGTTTAGATACCTTGATGCAATTTTACCCATTAGAAAGAACAGAAGCTGAAACGAATGTAGAATCAGCGCTTCAATTAGAAGTGGGCCTACCGTTTAGACCTTATTGTGTTGAAGGGTCTTCTTACCTTCTGAAGCATTTTTCTGAAGGTATAAATATAGGGAATACTATTACATGCCCAGGCTTTTACGCCCCTCAGGGCCGACAATTAAGGAGTCCTATCAAGTTCCCTAAAATTGTAGAAAGCTTATCTATGTTCCATTATGGTGATTTATGGTTGACTAATTTTGAAATGGAAACAGCTGGCTATTATGCAATGGGCCGACTTTTAGGACATGAAGTTTTAAGCTGTAATGCTATCATAGCTAATAGAATTAGTCATGAGTTTTCTAAAAACTCTGATAAAACTATAGATTCATTGATCAAATTTGTGTTAGATAAAGCTTCTACTTTGTAA
- a CDS encoding two-component regulator propeller domain-containing protein, with protein sequence MRVLYLLIVQFLAIPVIAQTQLGNTDFNHLNVNDGLAQNIVEAIYQGSEGFLWLGTQNGLNRYDGYNFVSYEYVLDDSSSISNNYIKDIVEDKKGNLWIGTYGGGLNKFDKNSIFKHYINDPNNPYSISDNVVYQIYKQSDSIYWLGTKNGLNRFHLPSEKFEHKGSPKSKIPQLNNPVVYCISKAASINEIWVGTRNGLHKINLDTFSSKLYLKGDNGLLDDDIRDLFLDSKNTLWVATKLGGLHYKEANSDRFVKIDLIKDSNRNVYSRKIYAADNQGIWLGTFGDGLFLIDNNRKVKYQFKENQFNPKSISSNDIVEIFKDESSNYWIGTHGGGVSSFNLNSKKFDLYQADAKDPNSLSSNAVNYIYEDTRGNIYVANDAGIDLVIEKEDGLEFKQIIKSDSKFPDDRAWLLHEDSDNILWVGMWNYGLSRYDRDTGKLISYTHVEGDSTSIPTNFIETISESDDGKLWIGLLGDGGLAIFDKETKKFKSYLHDLNDPNSLSNNRVHKILIDSKNRIWLGTDYGLDLYRPKTDDFKHFRYDRNNPYSINYNVIRTISEDRNDNIWIGTGGGGIAKLIENGDSIYFKTYTEEDGLVDNNISGITEDLNGNLWITTYSGISLFDTKSESFVNYTSSDGLQGEEFVRSSITTLEDGRIFAGGFNGLNVFKPDEIKRSNYSPEINVISIGIISEEGERTINDFNTDTVFLKYSDYILSFEVASTDLSNQGDKKYAYKLEGFNKDWIMNNERRHFSFTNLPPGEYNLKIKGSNGDGIWSSNIKELYIKVDPPFWATNWFRIVAIVGLGFLIFIYIQLRVKYLKAAQIRLQSKVEERTSELELANRKLLENQNLVIKQKEEITKQNEEIASKNAIIQKQNDELKLNNIQLEEVVSERTHELREANDDLKIAKHEFDTFFYRAAHDLKGPVSTILGLCYLALKEEDKVIAHSYFEKINITAERMNNILFNLQKINKLKQEGLKIKNHNLRQLIISAAKENLPDNEDWQQFIDIELKAQDEDILTDMMHLKIVFSNLIDNSIKFSKRGEKPNVLIQFEKDEKNHSYQIIFEDFGLGINPDIRDRIFNMFFVATEYKRGLGLGLYSVRLAVSKLGGSIQLDKNKSACFRIDIPMPEIPKEKIS encoded by the coding sequence ATGAGGGTTTTATATCTGTTAATAGTGCAATTTTTAGCTATCCCTGTAATAGCTCAAACACAGTTGGGAAATACTGATTTTAATCATTTAAATGTGAATGATGGTCTTGCCCAGAATATTGTAGAGGCTATTTATCAGGGTTCAGAGGGATTTCTATGGTTAGGAACTCAAAATGGATTAAACAGATATGATGGTTACAACTTTGTAAGTTATGAATATGTATTAGATGACTCTTCTAGTATCAGTAATAATTATATTAAAGATATTGTAGAAGATAAAAAAGGGAATTTATGGATTGGAACTTATGGAGGCGGGCTTAATAAATTTGATAAAAATTCCATTTTTAAGCATTATATAAATGATCCTAATAATCCCTATTCAATAAGTGATAATGTAGTATATCAAATATATAAGCAATCAGATTCTATTTATTGGTTAGGAACTAAGAATGGATTAAACCGCTTTCATTTACCTTCAGAAAAATTTGAACATAAAGGATCTCCTAAAAGCAAAATACCTCAATTAAATAATCCAGTAGTGTATTGCATTAGTAAAGCTGCCTCCATTAATGAAATATGGGTAGGTACTCGGAATGGTCTTCATAAAATTAATTTAGATACATTCAGTTCTAAGCTCTATTTGAAAGGAGATAATGGATTATTGGATGATGATATTCGTGATTTATTTTTAGATTCCAAAAATACCCTTTGGGTGGCTACAAAACTTGGTGGATTACATTATAAAGAGGCTAATTCTGATCGTTTTGTTAAGATTGATTTAATAAAAGACAGTAATCGAAATGTTTATTCAAGGAAGATTTACGCTGCTGATAATCAAGGTATATGGTTAGGAACTTTCGGAGATGGATTATTCCTTATTGATAATAATCGTAAAGTAAAATACCAATTTAAGGAGAACCAATTTAATCCGAAATCAATATCTAGTAATGACATTGTTGAAATTTTTAAAGATGAATCTTCAAATTATTGGATAGGAACACATGGTGGTGGGGTTTCTTCCTTCAATTTAAATAGTAAGAAATTTGATTTATATCAGGCTGATGCTAAAGATCCCAATAGCCTTTCATCCAATGCAGTAAATTATATTTATGAAGATACTAGAGGAAATATTTATGTAGCAAATGATGCTGGTATTGACTTAGTAATTGAAAAGGAAGACGGATTAGAATTTAAGCAAATTATCAAAAGTGATTCTAAATTTCCTGACGACAGGGCTTGGTTGCTACATGAAGATTCAGATAACATTTTATGGGTTGGGATGTGGAATTATGGATTATCCAGATATGATCGAGATACTGGTAAATTAATTTCATATACGCATGTTGAAGGAGATTCTACTTCTATCCCTACTAATTTTATTGAAACTATATCGGAATCAGATGATGGAAAACTATGGATTGGTTTGTTAGGAGATGGTGGCCTAGCAATTTTTGATAAGGAAACTAAGAAATTCAAAAGCTACCTACATGATTTAAATGATCCAAATTCATTATCTAATAATAGAGTTCATAAAATTTTAATTGATTCAAAAAATAGAATCTGGTTAGGTACAGATTACGGTCTTGATTTGTACAGACCAAAAACTGATGACTTTAAGCATTTTCGATATGATCGAAATAATCCTTATAGCATAAATTATAACGTTATCAGAACCATTTCAGAAGATAGAAATGACAATATTTGGATTGGTACTGGTGGTGGAGGTATTGCCAAATTGATTGAAAATGGAGATAGTATTTATTTTAAAACCTACACAGAAGAAGATGGCTTGGTTGATAATAATATATCAGGAATTACAGAAGATTTAAATGGTAATTTATGGATTACTACTTATAGTGGGATATCTCTTTTTGATACTAAATCAGAAAGCTTTGTTAATTATACAAGTTCTGATGGTTTGCAAGGAGAAGAGTTTGTAAGAAGCTCTATAACAACCTTAGAGGATGGGAGAATATTTGCAGGGGGGTTCAATGGTCTTAACGTTTTTAAACCTGATGAAATTAAAAGAAGTAATTATTCTCCTGAAATTAATGTAATATCTATAGGAATAATAAGTGAGGAAGGCGAGAGAACGATAAATGATTTTAATACTGATACGGTTTTCCTTAAATATAGTGATTACATATTGTCCTTCGAAGTAGCTTCTACCGATTTAAGTAATCAGGGAGATAAGAAATACGCTTATAAATTAGAAGGATTCAATAAGGACTGGATCATGAATAATGAAAGAAGACATTTCTCGTTTACAAATTTGCCTCCAGGAGAATATAATTTGAAAATTAAGGGCAGTAATGGGGATGGGATTTGGTCTTCTAATATTAAAGAACTTTACATTAAGGTAGATCCTCCCTTTTGGGCTACCAACTGGTTCCGTATTGTAGCTATAGTTGGTTTAGGGTTTCTAATATTTATCTACATTCAATTAAGAGTTAAATACCTTAAAGCTGCACAGATTAGGCTACAATCAAAAGTTGAAGAAAGAACTTCAGAGTTGGAATTGGCTAATAGGAAATTATTAGAAAACCAAAACCTAGTAATCAAACAGAAGGAAGAAATTACGAAGCAAAATGAGGAAATTGCTAGTAAAAATGCTATTATTCAAAAGCAAAACGATGAGCTTAAACTAAATAATATTCAGCTCGAGGAAGTAGTAAGTGAAAGAACACATGAATTAAGAGAAGCAAATGATGATTTGAAAATTGCCAAACATGAATTTGATACCTTTTTCTATAGAGCAGCTCATGATTTAAAAGGTCCCGTTTCAACTATATTAGGTTTATGCTATTTAGCATTAAAGGAAGAGGATAAAGTAATAGCCCATTCTTATTTTGAAAAGATAAATATAACGGCAGAAAGAATGAATAATATTCTTTTCAATCTTCAAAAAATCAATAAGCTTAAGCAAGAGGGATTAAAAATAAAAAATCATAATCTTCGTCAGTTAATAATTAGTGCTGCGAAAGAAAATTTACCTGATAATGAGGACTGGCAACAATTCATTGATATTGAATTGAAAGCTCAAGATGAAGATATCTTAACAGATATGATGCATTTGAAGATTGTATTTTCTAATTTGATTGATAATTCAATTAAATTTTCAAAACGAGGAGAAAAACCAAATGTATTAATTCAATTTGAGAAAGATGAAAAGAATCATTCTTATCAAATCATTTTTGAAGATTTTGGACTGGGTATTAATCCTGATATTAGAGACCGCATATTTAATATGTTTTTTGTCGCTACAGAATATAAAAGAGGATTAGGGCTTGGTTTATACAGTGTTCGCTTAGCAGTATCCAAATTAGGAGGAAGCATACAGCTTGATAAAAATAAATCTGCATGCTTTAGAATTGATATTCCTATGCCGGAAATTCCTAAAGAAAAAATAAGCTAA
- a CDS encoding THUMP domain-containing class I SAM-dependent RNA methyltransferase — MEKSKIVLPCPPYIAPILRKEIESHGYKISHEGPLDVALEGTKNDCMYLNLHLRTANKVLFLIKSFKANNPDKLYQQLYQVKWEDYLNEEGYLCITSYVNNEKILNTQFANVRVKDAIVDRLKDKTGKRPDSGPLRNQMVVFLHWQEDQVSVYLDTSGETIAKHGYRKIPGKAPMMESLAAATILASSWSPEQSFVNPMCGSGTLAIEAACIAAKKAPGLNREKFGFHYLKDFDLNEWDNMKQKAIENEIPVKSEIIAGDYSRIAIQAAKQNAEEAGVAEYIQFEKKDFRDSTIPENNGVVFLNPEYGERLGDEAELAKVYSQIGDFFKRDCKGKTGYIFTGNLNLAKKIGLRTKRRIPFMNAKIECRLLEYELYAGTKKDKSSK; from the coding sequence ATGGAAAAAAGTAAAATTGTACTCCCCTGCCCCCCATATATAGCTCCTATCCTTAGGAAAGAAATAGAATCTCATGGTTACAAAATATCTCATGAAGGTCCGTTGGATGTTGCATTAGAAGGCACAAAAAACGATTGTATGTATCTTAATCTTCATTTAAGAACGGCAAATAAAGTTTTATTTCTGATCAAATCATTTAAGGCCAATAATCCTGATAAATTATACCAACAGCTTTATCAAGTGAAATGGGAAGACTATTTAAATGAAGAGGGTTACTTATGTATTACCTCATACGTTAACAATGAGAAAATATTAAATACACAATTTGCGAATGTTAGGGTAAAAGATGCCATTGTAGATCGTTTGAAAGATAAAACAGGGAAAAGACCAGATTCTGGTCCATTAAGAAATCAGATGGTAGTATTCTTGCACTGGCAAGAAGATCAGGTTTCTGTTTACTTAGATACTTCAGGTGAAACCATAGCAAAACATGGATACCGAAAAATTCCTGGAAAAGCCCCAATGATGGAATCATTAGCTGCAGCCACTATTTTAGCGTCAAGCTGGAGTCCTGAACAATCATTTGTAAATCCTATGTGTGGATCTGGTACACTAGCAATTGAGGCTGCTTGTATAGCCGCAAAAAAAGCTCCAGGACTTAACCGAGAAAAATTCGGCTTCCATTATTTAAAAGATTTTGACCTAAATGAATGGGATAATATGAAGCAGAAAGCCATAGAGAATGAAATCCCAGTAAAATCTGAAATAATTGCAGGGGACTATAGTCGAATAGCCATTCAAGCAGCAAAACAAAACGCTGAAGAAGCTGGAGTAGCTGAATATATTCAATTTGAAAAGAAAGATTTTAGGGACAGCACCATTCCAGAAAATAATGGTGTGGTTTTTCTGAATCCAGAATATGGGGAAAGATTAGGTGATGAGGCTGAATTAGCCAAGGTTTATAGCCAGATAGGTGATTTCTTTAAAAGAGATTGTAAAGGAAAAACAGGCTATATATTTACTGGAAACCTAAATTTAGCCAAGAAAATAGGGCTTCGAACCAAAAGAAGAATCCCTTTTATGAATGCAAAAATAGAATGTAGATTGCTAGAATATGAATTATATGCTGGAACTAAAAAAGATAAAAGTTCTAAATAA
- a CDS encoding acetyltransferase, with product MDKKPVIIIGAKGIGPSAAEIFKSNNVEIYCFLDDDKKIHGTEIDYVSVLGETDDDGFLKYIGKKCDAFVAEDNMKARKKITKMLNDRRKTMPANAIHAQAIVSDSAHLGYGNFINARAVIGASAKVPNHCLIHSGAIIEYNVELGDYVQVGAGSQINSGVQVGEETFIGSGVTIVSGVKIGKKANIGAGSVVIRDVKDGETVFGNPAQTIEN from the coding sequence ATGGATAAAAAACCAGTAATAATAATAGGAGCAAAAGGTATCGGACCATCTGCTGCGGAAATTTTTAAAAGCAATAATGTGGAAATTTATTGCTTTTTGGATGATGATAAAAAGATACATGGAACTGAGATTGATTATGTCTCTGTGCTTGGGGAAACGGATGATGATGGCTTCTTAAAATATATTGGTAAAAAATGTGATGCTTTTGTGGCTGAAGATAATATGAAAGCTCGAAAGAAAATTACCAAAATGCTGAATGACAGAAGAAAAACAATGCCAGCTAATGCTATTCATGCACAAGCAATTGTTTCTGATTCAGCTCACTTAGGCTATGGTAATTTTATAAATGCAAGAGCCGTAATTGGAGCATCAGCAAAAGTTCCTAATCATTGTTTAATTCACTCTGGCGCTATAATAGAGTATAATGTAGAGTTAGGTGATTATGTACAAGTAGGAGCAGGTTCCCAAATCAATAGTGGTGTTCAAGTAGGAGAGGAAACCTTTATTGGGTCAGGTGTTACCATTGTATCTGGGGTTAAAATTGGAAAAAAAGCCAATATAGGAGCAGGTTCCGTTGTGATTAGAGATGTGAAAGATGGAGAAACCGTATTTGGAAACCCAGCTCAGACAATTGAAAATTAA
- a CDS encoding DUF2851 family protein, with translation MKEDFLHYVWRYQKFDNKNLLTTQKLSLKIIKTGFPHTDSGPDFKQAKIRIDDIEWNGAVEIHIKSSDWNRHEHQHDESYQNVVLHVVWQNDLAIHHPDGSLIPTLELKDRIDIDLIEKYNQLQKSKDHIPCASQWPKVDSILKSQMFEKALVERLLNKSEKAKSMFENEVQDWEQASYFMLLSAFGFKVNQYPFERLAELLPYQIIKKYRSSVFQLEALLFGAAGFLEFDFRDEYPNQLKNEWHFLRHKHAEVFQKELKFLEWKFLRLRPANFPTIRIAQLAQIFHLFDSLFEAFVIETNAKTLLKRLKVGVSDYWMNHYQFDKLSTSKNKQLGANSIKIVVINTIPPLLALYANSIVEEKYMDKALSILKELKAENNYITKKFTVINTEFNSAFDSQAAIQLHNEYCQPKRCLDCTIGLSLLKA, from the coding sequence ATGAAAGAAGATTTTCTGCATTATGTATGGCGATATCAAAAATTTGATAATAAAAATCTGCTTACCACCCAAAAATTAAGCTTAAAGATTATAAAAACTGGCTTTCCACATACTGACTCAGGGCCAGATTTTAAGCAAGCGAAAATAAGGATTGATGATATTGAGTGGAATGGAGCAGTGGAAATACACATTAAATCATCAGATTGGAATCGTCACGAACATCAACATGACGAATCTTATCAAAACGTTGTTTTACATGTGGTCTGGCAAAATGACTTAGCCATTCATCATCCTGATGGAAGTTTGATTCCTACGCTGGAATTAAAAGACAGAATAGATATAGACTTAATTGAAAAGTATAATCAATTACAAAAATCTAAGGATCATATTCCATGTGCTTCTCAATGGCCAAAGGTGGATTCTATTTTAAAATCTCAAATGTTTGAAAAAGCATTAGTAGAAAGATTGCTTAACAAATCTGAAAAGGCAAAGAGTATGTTTGAGAATGAGGTTCAAGATTGGGAACAAGCTTCATATTTTATGTTACTGTCCGCTTTTGGGTTTAAAGTAAATCAATATCCTTTTGAGCGATTAGCTGAATTATTACCCTATCAAATAATAAAAAAATATAGATCATCTGTTTTTCAATTAGAAGCTTTATTGTTTGGTGCAGCAGGTTTTTTGGAATTTGATTTTAGAGATGAATATCCCAATCAATTAAAAAATGAGTGGCATTTTTTAAGACATAAACATGCTGAAGTATTTCAGAAGGAGTTGAAATTTCTAGAATGGAAATTTTTACGCTTAAGACCAGCAAATTTTCCGACTATCAGAATAGCTCAATTAGCTCAAATATTCCATCTGTTTGACTCTTTATTTGAAGCTTTCGTAATTGAAACAAATGCAAAAACTCTTCTAAAGAGACTAAAAGTGGGGGTTTCGGATTATTGGATGAATCATTACCAATTTGATAAATTAAGTACGTCTAAAAATAAACAATTGGGTGCTAATTCAATAAAGATAGTTGTGATTAATACAATTCCGCCACTTTTAGCATTATATGCAAATAGTATAGTTGAAGAAAAGTATATGGATAAAGCTTTAAGTATTCTCAAAGAGCTAAAGGCAGAGAATAATTATATCACGAAAAAATTCACTGTAATTAATACGGAATTCAATTCAGCATTTGATTCACAAGCAGCAATTCAATTACATAATGAATATTGTCAGCCGAAAAGATGCCTCGATTGTACTATTGGCTTATCTTTGTTGAAGGCATGA
- the trhO gene encoding oxygen-dependent tRNA uridine(34) hydroxylase TrhO, protein MENSENKYKVILYYCYAEIENPDEFRDQHHMMCLELDLRGRIIVSKEGLNGTVSGSIENVDEYMKRVKADPRFADTDFKEDFHPSHTFKKLNVRHKPEIVHSSLSHINPRKKTGAYVEPEKFREMIKNEEDIVILDVRSNYEHELGKFKNAITLDIDNFRDFPDKINELEQYKNKKIVTYCTGGIKCEKASAFLLEQGFENVHQLHGGIIKYGLEAEGEDFEGKCYVFDNRLSVDVNKVNPKVVSECFVCGTKSDRMVNCANPTCNVHVPICEKCGWEMEGACSPECKEHPEKREYDGTGYYQKKTNGYDPYKGFQGKLEKSKL, encoded by the coding sequence ATGGAAAATTCAGAAAACAAGTACAAAGTAATTCTTTATTACTGCTATGCAGAAATAGAAAATCCCGATGAATTCAGAGACCAGCATCATATGATGTGTCTTGAATTAGACTTAAGAGGTAGAATTATTGTGTCAAAAGAAGGTTTAAATGGTACAGTTTCAGGTTCTATAGAAAATGTAGATGAATACATGAAGAGAGTGAAAGCAGATCCTCGCTTTGCGGATACTGATTTCAAAGAGGATTTTCATCCTTCCCATACCTTCAAAAAATTAAATGTACGTCACAAACCAGAAATTGTACATTCTAGTCTTTCTCATATTAATCCTAGGAAAAAAACAGGCGCTTATGTAGAGCCTGAAAAATTCAGAGAGATGATTAAGAATGAGGAAGATATTGTTATATTGGATGTTCGTTCAAATTATGAACATGAGCTTGGAAAATTTAAGAATGCTATAACTTTAGATATAGACAACTTTAGAGATTTTCCAGATAAAATAAATGAACTAGAGCAGTACAAGAATAAAAAGATTGTGACTTATTGTACGGGTGGCATTAAGTGTGAAAAGGCTAGTGCATTTTTGTTGGAACAAGGATTTGAAAATGTTCATCAACTGCATGGTGGGATCATTAAATATGGATTAGAAGCAGAAGGAGAGGATTTTGAGGGTAAGTGTTATGTATTCGATAACAGACTTTCTGTTGATGTGAATAAAGTGAACCCAAAGGTTGTTTCAGAATGCTTTGTTTGCGGTACAAAATCTGACCGCATGGTGAACTGTGCTAATCCTACTTGCAATGTTCATGTTCCAATTTGTGAGAAATGTGGTTGGGAAATGGAAGGAGCATGTTCTCCAGAATGTAAAGAACATCCAGAAAAGAGAGAGTATGATGGTACAGGATACTATCAGAAGAAAACCAATGGATATGATCCATATAAAGGGTTTCAAGGTAAATTAGAGAAATCAAAACTATAG